The sequence TCTGCATATACCTTTAGATTTCGTGAGGCACAAAAGGTTACAAATTATTATTGGTAAGATTTTTTTGTAACCAATACGATCATTTTTACTCTAATTAAAATACAGGCTGCAATAGCCTGTGATGTTTAACCAAAATTACGCATTATGTTGTACACCATTATTGCTGTTTTCGCACTGGCGGCCATTCTCGGCATGACACTGCTGTCTTACGTCCTAAGGAGTAAAGAAACGCCCAAAGCACTCATGATCTTTCACGGCTTATTCGCCGCAACCGGTCTTATATTGCTGTTGTCTTATGTGTTTGGCAATAGTCCCGGTCCTAAAGAAAGCGCCATACTGTTTGTTATAGCAGCTTTAGGGGGCGCTGTGTTAGTGACCAAAGACCTGACCGGCAAACCCATACCTAAATGGCTGGCAGTAACACACGGTTTACTAGCTGTGACGGGTTTTATACTGCTGCTGGTGTTTACGTTTGGGAATGGTTAGAAACCAGTGAAATCAAATATCGGTCATTCTCAATACCAGATGTTAAGAAAAAACCGCTATTGCATACAGTTACTGATTGCAATAGCGCTTTTACTATAAATCGGTTTTCCGTTTACGACAACATTTTCTCAATCTTCTTAAACACCTCCGCAGCAGGTTTGTTCTCCCACATCACTTCGTAAAGGCAGGTGGCCAGAGGAATGTCTATTGCGTAGGTCTTTGAGATGGATTGCATGCCGCGGGCTGCATAGTAACCTTCAGCCACCATGTTCATTTCCAGTATAGCGCTTTTTACGGTGTAGCCCTTGCCCAGCATGGTACCAAACATACGGTTGCGGCTGTGTAGCGAGTAACCCGTCACAAGCAGGTCGCCCAGGTAGGCGCTGGTGTGGAAGTCAGGTCGTTCGTTTGATGGGTGCACCTTTTCAAAATGCGCATCCAGGAAGCGGTACATTTCGCGGTAGCAATTGGTGATGTACACGCTCAGGAAGTTATCACCATAATCCAAAGCATGCGCCATACCGGCGCCAATAGCGTATATATTCTTCAGCACGGCAGCAAACTGCGCGCCCCAGATATCGTGATTGAAAGTGGTGGAGATGTAGCTGTTGTTAAACGCATTCGCCACAGCTCCTGTCAATTCATCGTTCAAGCCTGAAAATGTGAGGTAGGAGAGACGTTCATCTGCTACTTCTTCGGCGTGACAAGGACCTGTAATAGCCACATAATTCTCCAGGTCAAAACCGGGGTGGAGCAGCAGGTAGTCGTTCAGCAGCAGGTTGCAGTCAGGCAAGATACCTTTGATAGCAGAAATGATCTTCTTGCCTTGCCAAGCACTCTTGTCAATGCTCTCAATGGCCTGTTGCGCATAAGCAGACGGCACAGCGATGATCAGCGTCTGGCATTCACTCACTACTTTAGCCAGGTCATCGGTCGGCATGATGGTCTCCGGCATAAAGCGCACTGAAGTGAGGTAATGCGGATTGTGATGGCGATCTTTCAGGTATTGTACCGATTCGCCATTGCGTACCCACCAGTATATCGGTGTGTTGCTATCCGTCAATATCTTGGCCAAAGCTGTTCCCCAGCTTCCGTTGCCTATAATGCCTACCTGCCCTAGAGTATTCAATTCTTGTCGATTAGTTGGTTATTTGATGTTGATGGGTTGACGGGTGCATGTTGTATTACTTGTCTTCGTCTTTCGATTCAAACAGTTTTTCCTTCTTCGTGATCGCTACATTCGATTTGTCCTTCAGTGTCCTCGCTATTGCACCGTAGGGTGCTATTACTACTTCATCGCCTGCCTTTAGTCCTGAAATGATCTGTATGTATTGGTTGTCCTGAATGCCGGTCTGTACGTCACGGGTTACAACTTTCTTCGTCTTAGCATCATACACAAACACCACCTGCCTGATCTCTTCTTTAATGCCTTTTGCTTCGTTGGCTTTCTTCACACTATCTGGCCAGTCGCGGGTTGTAACCGCATTTACGGGAACAGAAAGGATGTTCGGCTCTTGCCTCGTCTGTATCTCTACCGATGCTGACATACCAGGTTTGAACACAAACTCACCGTAGTTGAGGTTGGTTTCGAGGTCGGAGTAGGTATTCGAGATGATCAGGATATGTACGGTATAGTTAGTCACCTGGTCGGTGCTCATTTGCGCGGCTGCACTACCTAAACCTTTGCTCGATACGCTGATCTTCGATACCACGCCTTTGAACTTCCTGTTGCGGTAGGCATCGGCCTCTATCATTGTTGTGTCGCCGATCTTTACCTTGGCTATGTCTGTTTCACTAACATCTACACGCACCTCGATGCGGCCCATGTCAGCAATGGTGAGCATATCAGTACCTGCCATCTGCGCGGTACCTACTACGCGTTCGCCCAGCTTTACATTCAGTTGAGAGATGATGCCCGATGTGGGCGCAAATATGGTTGTCCTCCTTAGGTTTTCTCTTGCCTGGCTCAGGCCTGCAGATGCACCCTGCACGCTATACTGTCCGCCCGAGATATTAGCCTGTGCGGCATCGTAGCTGGCTTTCGCACCAAGGTACTGCGCTTCTGCCTGCTCAAACTCCATGGCTGATATCACCTTGTCAGCGTAGAGTTTTTTGTTGCGGGTGTAGTTGGCCTGCGCCTGCGCAAACTGTGCTTTGCTTTGTGCTGCCATCTCGCGGGCATTACTTACACGGGCACGTGTTTCTTCTACCTGTGCCTCGGCCTGGCTCACTACCGAACCATAAATATTGGGGTTGATGCGCACCAGCAGCTGTCCTTTGATCACGCTGTCACCTTCCTTCACTGTTAGCTCTATTATCTCACCACTCACCTCCGGACTGATCTTTACCTCTGTTTCAGGATAGATCTTGCCACTGGCGGTTACGGTTTCGGTAATGGTATGCAGCGCCACTTTTTCAACAGCCACTTTAGTGCCGCTGTCGCCTTTCGTTTTGCCAACGATGATCAATATGACCAGCAATGCCACAAATCCGCCGATGATCCACCACAGGGTTTTCTTTTTCATTTATGGTTCTTGATGTGTGTGATCTATGAATCGGTCAATTATTTAACGCCCGATCCGTTGTCAGTTGTTTCAACGGGGCTCGCAAATATCAGCTTGCCTTCTGCGTTCTCCGCCATCAGTATCATACCCTTGCTCTCGATACCGCGCATTTTACGTGGAGCGAGGTTGGCAACAACAGTAACCTGCTTACCGATGATCTCCTCAGGTTTGAAGTGCATAGCTATGCCCGACAGCACGGTACGTTTTTCATAACCGAGGTCTATCTCCAGTTTCAGCAGCTTGTCGGCTTTCTCAACTTTTTCTGCATGCAGGATGGTACCCACGCGCAGGTCTATCTTGTTGAAATCATCGATCGTTATCTCTGGTTTTTGAGCTGGAGGGAACGCATTTGTTTCTTCAGTAGCGGTATTTTGAGGTTGAGCAGCTTGTTGCTCCATTGTGCTTTGTTTTAAGTTGTTCTTCAGTTTTTCTACCTGTGCGGTCACTTGTTCGTCTTCTACTTTTTTGAACAGCAGTTCAGGCGCGCGCAATGGATAACCTACATTCAGCAGGTTCATCTTACCGGCATTTTCCCAGTCCAGCATACGTTCAACCACCTTCATCATACCGCACATTTTCCTGGCAGTAAATGGCAGGAATGGATTGATCAATATCGCCAGGTTGGCCGAGAGTTGCAGGCAGATGTGCAGGCAGTTGTCTATAAGCTTCTGCGCTTCAGGGTTTGCTTCGAGGCTTTTAGCGACTATCCAAGGCTGCTTGTCCTGCATGTACTTGTTGCCTTTGCGGGCAAGGTCCATCACTTCAAACAGCGCATCGCGGAACTTGTAGTTCTCTATCTCGCCTTCAACACGCAGTTTAGCTTCCCTGATATCATCTATCAGTGTGCGGTCTGTATCATCCAGCACGTCTTCATGCAGCTTAGGCACTTTGCCGTTGCACAACTTATGCATCAGTACAAAGGCCCTGTTCACGAAGTTGCCGAATACGGCAACCAGTTCGTTGTTATTGCAGTCCTGGAAGTCTTTCCAGGTAAAGTCGTTGTCTTTGGTTTCCGGCGCGTTGCGGCACAATACATAGCGCAATACATCCTGCTGGTCGGGGAAATCTTTTACGTATTCATCCACCCACACAGCCCAGTTGCGGCTGGTGCTCACTTTGTCGCCTTCAATATTCAGGAACTCGTTGGCAGGTACATTTTCGGGTACTATATAGCTTCCGTGCGCATGTAGAATGGCCGGGAAGATGATACAGTGGAATACGATATTATCCTTACCAATGAAGTGCACGAGCTTGGTGTCTTCTTTCTGCCAGTAGTCGGCCCACATAGGGGTCAGCTCTTTAGTGGCGCTGATGTAGCCTATCGGTGCGTCAAACCATACGTATAACACTTTGCCATCAGCATCGGGCAGCGGCACGGGCACGCCCCAGCTGCTGTCGCGGGTCATGGCGCGTGGTTGCAGACCGCTGTCTATCCAGCTTTTGCATTGGCCATATACGTTGGGCTTCCATTCATCTTTCTTTCCATCAATGATCCATTCTTTCAGCCAGCCTTCGTACTTGTTCAGCGGGAAGTACCAGTGTTTTGTTTTGCGTTTTACAGGAGTAGCGCTGCTCAGGGCGCTGCGTGGGTTGATCAGTTGCTCAGGACTGAGACTGCTGCCGCATTTTTCGCACTGGTCGCCATAAGCTCCGGGGTTGCCACATACAGGGCAGGTGCCCACTATATAACGGTCAGCGAGGAAAACCTGCTTTTCTTCGTCGTAATACTGCTCGCTTTCGCGCTCTTCAAATACGCCGTCGTCGTACAGCTTTTTGAAGATGGCCTGGCTGGTCTCGTGGTGTATCTTATTGCTGGTACGGCTGTAAATATCAAAGCTGATGCCCATCTGCTCAAAGCTGTCTTTGATGATGGCGTTGTACTTGTCAACTACTTGCTGGGGGGTAATTCCCTCCTTCATGGCGCGGATGGTGATGGGTACACCGTGTTCGTCGCTGCCACATACAAATTTTACGTCCCTTTTCTGGGCGCGCAGGTAGCGAACATATATATCAGAAGGTAAATAACAGCCCGCCAGGTGACCAATGTGCACAGGGCCATTGGCGTAGGGCAGGGCGGCAGTTACCAAATATCGCTTGAAATCCATTCTTAAAGTCTCAGTTAAATGAGCCTGCAAGATAAGAAAGGGCTGGCAGATATTGGAAAAGGCTGTATTAGTGGCCAGTGTGCGAACAACTCAGCTGGTTTTTGGTATGTTTGTTGCTTCTTTTTACAAAACCTCCTATGAAATATCTTGTCTGTTTGTTGTTCATTTGTTTTGCCGCATCTTGCTCTCAGCAGTGCACAACGGACGTAATTTGTGGTCGGGACCTCGATAATATTACTTTCTACGGGTATTCATATACGGAATTGGACACCATTGTACTAAAATGGTACAAAGCCGGCAGCAATTTTAGCCAACAAACCAACGAGCAGCATTTTTATTTAGACAGCACAGCTAAAGCTATGGATAACTCTAATTATTATGCTGTGGCTCTTGATAAAAGTGCACCGACTGATAGTTTAAGATTGCTTAGGTTATTTTATTTAAATCAAGTGCCAGATGGCAACACAGCGGCGGATTTCGAATTGTTCATCCCAGCGAACAATCGAACTTACCGGGTGTCCGATATATTGCTTGACGGCGACTATAAAATAGTTCAGTCTCATGCTTGTAGCAAAGCCCCTTCCGGTGGCTTCTGCTATCGGCACATTGTCTCCCACAAAATCGACGGCGTGTCAGTAAATAAAGGGGAACTAGTTATTCAAAAATAGTCTCGCATTTTCCGCCGTTGTTCGTGTTCGTCATTAACGACCTTTCTTAGAAACGCACATCGTGCGATATTTGGTTTCTTCGCAGGTTGGTACAAAATTTATGCGAATGCAGCCGTATCAAACTGCTATATCATGACTAGGGAACAAGCCGTACAGCTTACTACATTCCTTTTGCGTGTAGTGGCGGGTATCATGTTTCTAGAGGCTGGGGGAATGAAACTCTTTGGCTGGTTTGGTGGCCCGCCCAGCGGCAGTCTTCCTCCACAATTCTCCCAGATGTGGTTTGGCGGCATCATCGAATTTTTTGGTGGTTGCGCCATAGTGTTGGGGTTGTTCACCAGGCCGGTAGCATTTATCATGTCCGGCGAGATGGCTGTGGCCTATTGGCAGTTTCATGCTCCTAAAGGCAACTGGCCTATCCAAAACCATGGCGAAGCTGCGGTGCTGTTCTGCTTCATCTTCCTGTTTTTTGCGGCTTACGGTGCCGGGCCATGGAGCCTTGATGCACTAATATGGCGACATAAAACAGCTTGAATCTTTTCGCCGTTGCTGGTGCCGTTGACCACAACGGCGCAGAAATACATTGATCAGTTCGCAACCTTCCTTTTCCTCACGACATACCAGCTCCATCCCCCGGCAACGATCAACCACAACGGCCAAGCAGCTACCAGGGCCACAACCAAACTCTGCACAAGCAGCCAGCCTTTCGACAAACTGTTGGCAAGTTGACTACCAAATGGTTCAGTGGTCATATAGTCGGTATTGACAACGGTAGTGGTATATATCTGCATCGGTTGTATCAGTTCTACTGAAACAGTCGCATAGTGCACTTCATCCAGTATCTGGAGGTTCTGTATCCTACGATCTACCGACTCCAGCGTATTCGCGCCGGTATCGGCGATCTTAGCTTTGAGTTGTGCAGGACGCAATGCTTCATTCTTCAGCGCATTGGCCAGGTATGCAAGGGTTTTGTCGTCCTGCGTTATGTTACGATAATCGGTAAACTCAGACATTCGGGGCAGCAGACGCAATAGCGAGTCGAGGTGTCTTTCAGGCACTCGTAAAACAAGATGGGCGACAGGCGTGTACGATGTTACCTGCTTCAATGAATCGGGCTTGTAGTTCAACATCCGTTGTTCAGTCGATTGGTTCTCTATTGTGCTTTGTGCTGCCAGTCCGCCCAGTTGTTGTACTTTGGTTTCCAGTTCCAATGTAGCTTCCTGCACATTGCGTACGCGGCATCTTAGATCAGCGGTGCGTGCTATCTTTCTCGATGATGAATTGATCTGTGAAGCGTCGCCGGCAAAGCTGGTACTATCGGCTGCGGCTGCATAGTCTTTTTCCAATGAAGTGTTGCTTGCATTGCAAGCTGTGAGCAGTAGAAATGCTGCTGCAGAGGGGATGATCAAGTAGCGCATAAAAAGACTGTTTTATACTTATTTATGCCCGCCATCGCAAAAGGTGACGCCTGCGCGGTGTTAAATAAAAGATAAAGCATTTGACAGGCTAGTGCTCGCTAGCTGGGAACAGCAGAGCTGGCACGGTTCTTTTTACTCTTCTATTGCAAGGTTGTGAAGAATGGTTCAGGATCCAAACGATGAACAGATGAACGAAAGACTATAGAAATCTCTGAAACCAAATAATTAGCAATCATAAAAGAGGACGCATTCGTGTGGTCCTCTTTTTCTTAGTCTATCAATTCCGTCATTTCGGTCGGTAGATGCAAAAGAGTAAATCGCCAGCCTGTGCCATTGGACGGGTTGTGTTCTGGTTGTAACTTGTACTATGAAATGGCTAATTATTGCTGTGTTTCTTTTAACCGGCTTTGTCGCTCACGCGCAGGA comes from Polluticoccus soli and encodes:
- a CDS encoding NAD(P)H-dependent glycerol-3-phosphate dehydrogenase, giving the protein MNTLGQVGIIGNGSWGTALAKILTDSNTPIYWWVRNGESVQYLKDRHHNPHYLTSVRFMPETIMPTDDLAKVVSECQTLIIAVPSAYAQQAIESIDKSAWQGKKIISAIKGILPDCNLLLNDYLLLHPGFDLENYVAITGPCHAEEVADERLSYLTFSGLNDELTGAVANAFNNSYISTTFNHDIWGAQFAAVLKNIYAIGAGMAHALDYGDNFLSVYITNCYREMYRFLDAHFEKVHPSNERPDFHTSAYLGDLLVTGYSLHSRNRMFGTMLGKGYTVKSAILEMNMVAEGYYAARGMQSISKTYAIDIPLATCLYEVMWENKPAAEVFKKIEKMLS
- a CDS encoding efflux RND transporter periplasmic adaptor subunit, yielding MKKKTLWWIIGGFVALLVILIIVGKTKGDSGTKVAVEKVALHTITETVTASGKIYPETEVKISPEVSGEIIELTVKEGDSVIKGQLLVRINPNIYGSVVSQAEAQVEETRARVSNAREMAAQSKAQFAQAQANYTRNKKLYADKVISAMEFEQAEAQYLGAKASYDAAQANISGGQYSVQGASAGLSQARENLRRTTIFAPTSGIISQLNVKLGERVVGTAQMAGTDMLTIADMGRIEVRVDVSETDIAKVKIGDTTMIEADAYRNRKFKGVVSKISVSSKGLGSAAAQMSTDQVTNYTVHILIISNTYSDLETNLNYGEFVFKPGMSASVEIQTRQEPNILSVPVNAVTTRDWPDSVKKANEAKGIKEEIRQVVFVYDAKTKKVVTRDVQTGIQDNQYIQIISGLKAGDEVVIAPYGAIARTLKDKSNVAITKKEKLFESKDEDK
- the metG gene encoding methionine--tRNA ligase — protein: MDFKRYLVTAALPYANGPVHIGHLAGCYLPSDIYVRYLRAQKRDVKFVCGSDEHGVPITIRAMKEGITPQQVVDKYNAIIKDSFEQMGISFDIYSRTSNKIHHETSQAIFKKLYDDGVFEERESEQYYDEEKQVFLADRYIVGTCPVCGNPGAYGDQCEKCGSSLSPEQLINPRSALSSATPVKRKTKHWYFPLNKYEGWLKEWIIDGKKDEWKPNVYGQCKSWIDSGLQPRAMTRDSSWGVPVPLPDADGKVLYVWFDAPIGYISATKELTPMWADYWQKEDTKLVHFIGKDNIVFHCIIFPAILHAHGSYIVPENVPANEFLNIEGDKVSTSRNWAVWVDEYVKDFPDQQDVLRYVLCRNAPETKDNDFTWKDFQDCNNNELVAVFGNFVNRAFVLMHKLCNGKVPKLHEDVLDDTDRTLIDDIREAKLRVEGEIENYKFRDALFEVMDLARKGNKYMQDKQPWIVAKSLEANPEAQKLIDNCLHICLQLSANLAILINPFLPFTARKMCGMMKVVERMLDWENAGKMNLLNVGYPLRAPELLFKKVEDEQVTAQVEKLKNNLKQSTMEQQAAQPQNTATEETNAFPPAQKPEITIDDFNKIDLRVGTILHAEKVEKADKLLKLEIDLGYEKRTVLSGIAMHFKPEEIIGKQVTVVANLAPRKMRGIESKGMILMAENAEGKLIFASPVETTDNGSGVK
- a CDS encoding DoxX family protein; the encoded protein is MTREQAVQLTTFLLRVVAGIMFLEAGGMKLFGWFGGPPSGSLPPQFSQMWFGGIIEFFGGCAIVLGLFTRPVAFIMSGEMAVAYWQFHAPKGNWPIQNHGEAAVLFCFIFLFFAAYGAGPWSLDALIWRHKTA
- a CDS encoding DUF4349 domain-containing protein → MRYLIIPSAAAFLLLTACNASNTSLEKDYAAAADSTSFAGDASQINSSSRKIARTADLRCRVRNVQEATLELETKVQQLGGLAAQSTIENQSTEQRMLNYKPDSLKQVTSYTPVAHLVLRVPERHLDSLLRLLPRMSEFTDYRNITQDDKTLAYLANALKNEALRPAQLKAKIADTGANTLESVDRRIQNLQILDEVHYATVSVELIQPMQIYTTTVVNTDYMTTEPFGSQLANSLSKGWLLVQSLVVALVAAWPLWLIVAGGWSWYVVRKRKVAN